A genome region from Fodinibius salicampi includes the following:
- the recC gene encoding exodeoxyribonuclease V subunit gamma yields MLKYFFGTELENLADQLFKELDENPPQNPLDEEIFVVPNNGMGQWITLRMAEQEDGIAANLKFEFPSERIWSLIRLQDDNIPDVLPSDRGPMTWTLMELFEEETFLAEFENLRHYINEEDPVQRSMRSWKLASKIADVFDQYLIYRPQMILDWEKRKLYTQNVDAEKWQSRLWRRLITHWKDHHDGTYLHRAELQQNLWKAIHEDRLPADKLPDRISVFGVSSASPAFIETMVKVSKLTKVHFYQLSVDPKIKDSDRFQNPLLQSLGSEGTKFMSLFSGYSDTDYQFVNNIEDDPTPSVFSAIQSDLRSDNALKGRKLNVPRVDQSIQVHNCHSPMREVEVLYDQILALLDENPELSPNEILIMTPNIEGYAPIIEAVFSTPDEGQPEIPYAIADKSVGKEQPAIKAFLQIMELCESRFKVTDVMDLMDSKAIRDAFDFSDDELNRLEQWIADNRVRWGIDGKSKEDLNLPGSDHFTWQRGLRRVLLGYIMHPVEDSLYEDIYAYDEVETSDDAELAGKLSYFLNQLFKVNRLANKSISPDGWKQELNKIADQFLPDNRDYFWEISKIRKAVNELSDQTSLAGYNHNVPFAIVRRWIGENLQDSSTGGGRLGRGITFSSLMPMRSIPFEVIGIIGMNEGAFPRSKIPIEFDLMHLDPEIGDPKQADEDRYLFLENLLSARTCLYLSYVGQSNRQDSNFPPSVILQEFLDYLEEYYGLDSQSIVQGHRLQAFSSHYFRDENYFSYSQSQLEICRNLSESMTKAFFGTELPEPDEEWKQLSISDLVTFFQHPAKFILRNRLGIYLREEDVLTDDREPFSLDKLDGYKIGQELLERFLKNESLESYEEVMKSRDILPEGWSGEQAYQQKAAEVRAFGHEIRQYLELQQLDDIEVVLSINDFRIIGTLSNVFEDAQMTYRFGKARPKDKIDWWIRHLLFQKFKSQTHSGQSLLFAWDGGSFEEYRLSPVENAEMILGELLSWYWRGLQKPLQLYCDSSYAFAENVAKNGKNIEVGIEKAKKEWEAINTPYYSRPGEGDDAYNQLITSRKNQFDDEFTETALQFWTPFFEALNEEGG; encoded by the coding sequence ATGCTCAAATATTTTTTCGGTACTGAATTAGAAAACTTAGCTGATCAGCTTTTTAAGGAGCTTGATGAAAATCCTCCTCAAAATCCGCTGGATGAAGAAATATTTGTGGTACCGAACAATGGTATGGGGCAATGGATCACGCTCAGGATGGCTGAACAGGAAGACGGAATTGCAGCCAACCTTAAATTCGAATTTCCTTCCGAACGGATCTGGAGCCTCATTCGCCTTCAGGATGATAATATTCCTGATGTGTTACCTTCTGATCGCGGTCCGATGACATGGACGTTAATGGAACTTTTCGAGGAAGAGACTTTTTTGGCCGAATTTGAGAACTTGCGTCACTATATAAATGAAGAAGATCCTGTACAGCGCTCAATGCGCAGCTGGAAGCTGGCGTCTAAGATTGCTGATGTCTTTGACCAGTATTTGATTTATCGGCCACAAATGATATTGGACTGGGAGAAGAGAAAGCTATATACCCAAAATGTAGATGCTGAAAAATGGCAGTCTCGATTATGGAGAAGGTTAATAACTCATTGGAAAGATCATCACGACGGAACATATCTTCACCGGGCAGAATTGCAGCAAAATCTTTGGAAAGCCATTCATGAGGATAGACTGCCGGCAGACAAATTACCCGATCGCATTTCGGTCTTCGGTGTTTCTTCCGCTTCACCGGCCTTTATCGAAACGATGGTGAAGGTATCGAAACTTACAAAGGTCCATTTTTATCAACTCTCCGTAGATCCCAAAATCAAAGACAGTGATCGTTTCCAAAATCCATTGCTGCAGTCGCTGGGAAGTGAGGGGACCAAGTTTATGTCTCTCTTTTCCGGATATTCTGATACGGATTATCAATTTGTGAATAATATCGAAGATGACCCAACTCCCTCAGTTTTTTCAGCTATCCAAAGTGATCTTAGATCAGACAATGCATTAAAAGGGCGTAAGTTAAATGTACCTCGGGTAGATCAATCCATTCAGGTACATAATTGCCACAGCCCAATGCGGGAAGTGGAGGTGCTGTATGATCAAATTTTGGCTCTTTTGGATGAAAATCCGGAGTTAAGTCCCAATGAGATTCTTATCATGACCCCAAATATTGAAGGGTATGCCCCCATAATTGAGGCAGTGTTTTCAACACCGGATGAGGGCCAGCCGGAGATTCCGTATGCTATTGCTGATAAGAGCGTTGGAAAAGAACAGCCTGCCATCAAGGCTTTTTTACAGATTATGGAGTTATGTGAGAGCCGCTTTAAGGTTACTGACGTAATGGATCTGATGGACAGCAAGGCCATTCGAGATGCATTTGATTTTTCAGATGACGAGCTGAACAGGCTTGAGCAGTGGATTGCTGATAATCGTGTCCGTTGGGGTATTGATGGGAAAAGTAAAGAGGACCTGAACCTTCCCGGGAGCGATCATTTTACCTGGCAGAGGGGACTCCGCCGGGTGCTGTTGGGTTATATAATGCATCCCGTTGAAGATAGCTTATACGAAGACATTTATGCCTATGATGAAGTTGAGACCTCGGACGATGCTGAGTTGGCTGGAAAACTATCGTATTTTCTGAATCAATTGTTCAAAGTTAACAGGCTGGCAAATAAGTCGATATCGCCGGATGGATGGAAGCAGGAACTGAATAAAATCGCAGATCAGTTTTTGCCTGACAATCGCGACTATTTTTGGGAGATATCCAAAATACGCAAAGCAGTAAATGAATTGTCCGACCAAACCTCGTTGGCCGGTTATAATCATAACGTTCCATTCGCTATTGTACGGAGATGGATAGGAGAAAATCTGCAGGATTCATCCACGGGCGGGGGACGTCTGGGTCGTGGGATCACATTCAGTTCCCTGATGCCAATGCGCAGTATCCCTTTTGAGGTAATCGGCATCATCGGGATGAATGAAGGAGCATTCCCGCGGTCAAAAATCCCAATCGAATTTGATTTAATGCACTTGGATCCGGAAATCGGCGATCCCAAACAGGCAGATGAAGACCGGTATCTGTTTTTGGAAAATTTGTTGTCGGCCCGGACATGTCTTTACCTCAGCTATGTGGGCCAGAGTAACAGGCAGGATTCCAACTTCCCTCCATCGGTGATTCTACAGGAATTTTTGGATTATCTGGAAGAGTATTATGGATTGGATTCTCAATCGATCGTACAAGGTCATCGTTTGCAAGCCTTTAGCTCTCATTATTTTAGGGATGAAAATTATTTTAGCTACTCTCAGTCACAACTTGAGATCTGTCGTAATTTGTCGGAATCAATGACAAAAGCATTCTTTGGAACTGAGTTACCCGAGCCCGATGAGGAATGGAAGCAGCTATCTATTAGCGATTTGGTCACCTTTTTTCAGCATCCGGCAAAATTTATACTGCGTAACAGACTCGGCATCTATCTGCGGGAAGAAGATGTGCTGACCGATGATCGGGAACCGTTTTCTTTGGATAAGTTAGATGGATATAAAATTGGCCAGGAATTGCTGGAACGCTTCCTTAAAAATGAATCGCTTGAATCCTATGAAGAGGTCATGAAATCCAGAGACATCTTGCCCGAGGGCTGGAGCGGGGAGCAGGCGTATCAGCAGAAGGCCGCAGAAGTTAGGGCATTTGGCCATGAAATTCGCCAGTACCTTGAATTACAACAACTGGATGATATAGAAGTGGTTCTTTCGATCAACGATTTTCGCATTATCGGGACTCTCTCCAATGTATTTGAAGATGCTCAGATGACCTATCGATTTGGCAAAGCTCGTCCCAAGGATAAAATTGATTGGTGGATTCGGCATTTATTGTTTCAGAAATTTAAATCCCAGACCCATTCCGGACAGAGCTTATTATTTGCATGGGATGGCGGATCATTTGAAGAGTATCGCTTGTCTCCTGTAGAAAATGCTGAAATGATTTTAGGTGAACTTTTGAGTTGGTATTGGCGGGGATTGCAAAAACCGTTGCAGCTTTATTGTGATTCCTCTTATGCCTTTGCTGAGAACGTAGCTAAAAACGGAAAAAATATTGAAGTGGGGATAGAAAAGGCTAAAAAGGAATGGGAAGCTATAAATACGCCGTATTATTCCCGCCCGGGAGAGGGGGATGATGCCTACAATCAATTGATTACGTCGCGGAAAAATCAATTTGATGACGAATTTACGGAGACCGCGCTTCAGTTTTGGACACCTTTTTTTGAGGCTTTAAATGAAGAGGGCGGCTAA
- a CDS encoding DMT family transporter has protein sequence MILSKNRLAYIYILFGAALWGIIGIFVNELSESGFTIFQIVCLRVISATVILILFLAITNSRLLQINLEDSLYFIGTGIFSIVFFNWCYFTAIREVSLSIAVILLYTGPAFVVVLSRFFFREPLTARKIGALILTLLGCTLAIKVIPIGSKHISWYGIIVGLGAGFGYALYSIFGKYALRTYHPLTVITYTFVFASIVMLPTIGMTITAEQLSSAYIWLNILGLGFFPTALAYFLYTMGLSMIESGRASIAATIEPVVATLLGVCMFQEVLTYFQIFGILLVLAAVVLIQFKKKRLRA, from the coding sequence TTGATTTTAAGTAAGAACCGCCTAGCCTATATTTACATATTGTTTGGTGCCGCATTATGGGGGATTATTGGGATATTTGTGAACGAGTTATCTGAATCGGGATTTACTATTTTCCAGATTGTATGCCTTCGGGTTATAAGTGCTACTGTGATTCTTATTTTATTCTTGGCTATTACTAACTCCCGGTTGTTACAGATTAACCTGGAAGATTCGTTATACTTTATAGGTACGGGCATCTTCAGTATTGTATTTTTTAATTGGTGTTATTTCACTGCCATCCGTGAAGTTTCGCTTTCTATAGCAGTTATTTTGCTGTATACGGGACCCGCTTTTGTGGTTGTTCTATCTCGATTTTTCTTTCGGGAACCGTTAACTGCTCGTAAAATAGGTGCTTTGATTTTAACACTATTGGGATGCACACTCGCTATAAAAGTGATTCCAATAGGATCTAAGCATATTTCCTGGTATGGAATCATAGTGGGATTGGGGGCGGGCTTTGGCTATGCGCTGTATAGTATTTTTGGCAAATATGCTCTCAGGACATACCATCCTTTGACTGTTATTACCTATACTTTTGTTTTTGCCTCGATAGTGATGTTACCAACCATCGGAATGACTATTACTGCTGAACAGCTATCCTCTGCGTATATCTGGCTAAACATTTTGGGTCTTGGCTTTTTTCCTACGGCTTTGGCTTATTTTCTTTATACCATGGGCTTGTCAATGATTGAAAGCGGGCGTGCTTCTATAGCAGCGACTATTGAACCGGTGGTAGCAACACTCCTCGGCGTATGTATGTTTCAGGAAGTGTTGACCTACTTTCAGATATTCGGAATTTTGTTGGTACTTGCTGCCGTTGTATTAATACAGTTCAAGAAAAAGCGTTTGAGAGCTTAG
- a CDS encoding DUF1499 domain-containing protein yields the protein MDQEKTSKWALASAGFGIIAIITLLLAGYGYQWDWWGLGTSFTWLLPGSTIVGLIAFSLAIVFGFARRNSPNKKGAGFVALGLILSLAVMGTVGYWYMEAQKYPPIHDITTDIENPPEFRAIVPLRADAPNDTTYGDQEKAQTQREHYPNIETLYLDVGYSVAFDRALAAAQEMPWEEIVTVDKEAGMIEAFDRLPWFGFIDDVVIRVDTAETAERSKIDVRSVSRIGRGDIGVNAHRIQEYLEAVENQ from the coding sequence ATGGATCAGGAAAAAACATCTAAATGGGCATTAGCTAGTGCAGGATTTGGAATAATTGCTATCATCACTTTGCTTCTTGCGGGATACGGATATCAGTGGGATTGGTGGGGACTGGGAACCTCGTTTACCTGGTTATTGCCGGGCAGCACCATAGTAGGGCTTATCGCTTTTTCTCTGGCTATTGTATTTGGTTTTGCGCGAAGAAATAGCCCGAATAAAAAAGGAGCAGGATTTGTGGCTCTGGGTCTCATTCTCAGCCTTGCGGTAATGGGTACGGTGGGCTACTGGTATATGGAAGCGCAGAAGTATCCCCCCATACACGATATCACCACCGATATTGAAAATCCACCTGAGTTTCGCGCTATTGTACCTTTGCGGGCAGATGCGCCTAATGACACAACCTATGGTGATCAGGAAAAAGCACAAACACAGCGCGAGCATTATCCCAATATTGAAACCCTGTATTTAGATGTAGGTTATTCTGTGGCTTTTGATCGTGCCCTGGCTGCCGCCCAGGAGATGCCTTGGGAAGAGATTGTGACAGTGGATAAAGAAGCCGGTATGATTGAGGCATTTGACAGGTTGCCCTGGTTCGGCTTTATAGATGATGTAGTTATCCGTGTGGATACCGCAGAAACGGCAGAGCGCAGTAAAATTGATGTCCGTTCTGTTTCCAGAATAGGGCGGGGCGATATAGGGGTAAATGCCCACCGTATACAAGAATACCTTGAGGCAGTAGAAAATCAATGA
- the recD gene encoding exodeoxyribonuclease V subunit alpha, translated as MDNLLNKLEQLRREDIIRPIDMELCRFLCDQHPNISECVLKSACVVSYLYRQGDICLPLNEYADQQVFKEGGEGDGIKLPELDPWLHELKKSTAVGTPGDYRPLILDDSNRLYMHKLWHYEHTLGEELIKKSNQQVPGIDKDLLRDGLNRLFTHSPNTIDWQQVAAATSVYNKLSIISGGPGTGKTSTVVRVLALILEQYQKKGKTPPNIALSAPTGKAAARLKDSILSAKEGLDVSNELRDSIPEKAQTLHQLLGARRYSSQFRHNADNPVPYDLVIVDEASMVDQALMSKLVEALLEDAQLILLGDKDQLASVEAGSVLGDICNISNNKFSEMSIQWLSTLGLKVPSEFSTDHPTPLIDNITLLTKSYRFEEQSGIAQLASAVNKGDAEQFLSVLEFLGYEDLSFFQVDGRLDLESMLEKKIVEYFNSVNDCNSRGKALDQINEFRILTAHRRGPGGVTHLNSIAEKILQGERLVPKYQEWYPGKPVIINKNDYLLDLFNGDIGLCMPDEEGALKVHFRGEGSVRSVSPERLPEHKTAFALTVHKSQGSEFDEVFFVLPNMMSKVVSRELIYTAITRARSRISILGKKAVLKKGIEQKLRRNSGLADYLWGGK; from the coding sequence ATGGATAATCTACTGAACAAGTTAGAACAGCTTCGTCGGGAGGATATTATTCGCCCCATTGATATGGAATTATGTCGTTTTCTTTGTGATCAACATCCAAATATTTCAGAATGTGTTCTTAAGTCAGCTTGTGTGGTCAGTTATTTGTATCGTCAGGGCGATATATGTCTGCCACTGAATGAATATGCGGATCAACAAGTGTTTAAAGAAGGAGGAGAAGGAGATGGAATCAAACTTCCGGAACTGGACCCATGGCTCCACGAATTGAAGAAAAGTACCGCAGTGGGTACCCCTGGAGATTACAGGCCGTTGATTTTAGATGATTCCAACCGGCTGTATATGCACAAGTTGTGGCATTATGAGCATACGTTGGGCGAAGAGCTGATTAAGAAAAGCAATCAGCAGGTGCCGGGAATTGATAAAGACCTGTTGCGGGATGGATTGAATAGACTGTTTACTCATTCTCCCAATACTATTGATTGGCAGCAGGTCGCTGCTGCCACCTCGGTTTATAATAAACTATCTATTATATCGGGCGGACCCGGAACGGGGAAAACCTCGACCGTAGTTCGCGTACTAGCGTTGATCTTGGAACAGTACCAGAAAAAAGGCAAGACCCCGCCCAATATAGCATTGTCTGCTCCAACGGGGAAAGCAGCTGCTCGACTTAAAGATTCAATTCTTAGCGCTAAAGAGGGATTGGATGTTTCTAACGAGCTCCGGGATAGTATCCCGGAGAAAGCCCAAACGCTTCATCAGTTATTGGGAGCACGTCGATATAGTTCTCAGTTCCGGCATAATGCGGATAATCCAGTGCCTTACGATCTGGTGATAGTGGATGAGGCCTCGATGGTAGATCAGGCCCTGATGAGCAAATTGGTAGAGGCCCTGCTCGAGGATGCACAGCTTATTTTACTCGGAGATAAAGATCAGCTTGCATCAGTAGAGGCGGGTTCTGTATTGGGAGATATTTGTAATATCTCCAATAATAAGTTTTCGGAAATGAGTATACAGTGGCTGTCAACACTGGGATTGAAGGTCCCTTCCGAATTTTCTACTGATCATCCTACACCACTTATTGATAATATTACTTTATTGACTAAGAGCTATCGTTTTGAGGAGCAGAGTGGGATAGCTCAGTTAGCAAGCGCTGTTAATAAAGGGGACGCAGAACAATTTTTATCAGTTCTAGAGTTTTTAGGTTACGAAGATCTTTCTTTTTTCCAGGTAGATGGCCGATTAGATCTGGAATCTATGTTGGAGAAAAAAATAGTTGAATACTTTAATTCGGTAAATGATTGTAATTCAAGGGGTAAAGCGCTTGACCAGATTAATGAATTTCGAATACTTACTGCTCACCGGAGAGGTCCGGGTGGGGTAACCCATTTAAATAGTATTGCAGAGAAAATATTACAGGGAGAAAGGCTTGTTCCAAAATACCAAGAGTGGTATCCGGGTAAACCGGTTATCATAAATAAAAATGACTATTTATTGGATCTGTTTAATGGTGATATTGGTCTATGTATGCCAGATGAGGAAGGAGCATTAAAGGTCCATTTTCGTGGTGAGGGTTCTGTTCGTTCTGTATCCCCCGAACGTTTGCCCGAGCATAAGACTGCGTTTGCTTTGACCGTTCATAAAAGTCAGGGATCAGAGTTTGATGAAGTTTTTTTTGTACTTCCGAATATGATGTCAAAAGTAGTAAGCAGAGAGTTAATTTATACTGCCATTACCCGCGCCCGATCAAGGATTTCTATACTTGGGAAAAAGGCAGTATTGAAAAAGGGAATTGAACAAAAATTACGTCGCAATTCAGGCCTCGCAGACTATTTGTGGGGGGGCAAATAA
- a CDS encoding inorganic pyrophosphatase has product MESDQLRRLLGKMKLFSKPHPWHGINIGDEAPNVIKVFIEIVPGDTMKYELDKESGYLKVDRPQRFSNICPVPYGFVPQTLCAEEVGRYCMENSGYDNIEGDGDPLDICVLTERNLPHGNLILDAIPIGGLRMIDGEEADDKVIAVLQGDASFGHIRDISEAPEHLVERLSHYFLTYKESPFGNEKRKCKITDIYGRKGAKEVINFSRVDYNNEFNMAKRELLKILRQELK; this is encoded by the coding sequence ATGGAAAGCGATCAGCTGCGACGTTTGCTAGGTAAAATGAAGTTATTCTCCAAGCCCCATCCCTGGCATGGGATTAATATTGGGGACGAGGCACCAAACGTAATCAAAGTTTTTATTGAGATTGTTCCCGGGGATACGATGAAATATGAGCTTGATAAAGAAAGCGGATATCTTAAAGTAGATAGGCCGCAACGGTTTTCAAACATCTGTCCCGTTCCCTATGGTTTTGTGCCCCAAACCTTATGTGCCGAAGAAGTTGGACGCTATTGTATGGAGAATTCAGGATATGATAATATTGAAGGCGATGGAGACCCTCTGGATATCTGTGTGTTGACCGAACGTAATTTACCCCATGGTAATTTAATCTTAGATGCTATCCCAATAGGAGGACTCCGTATGATAGATGGGGAGGAGGCCGATGACAAAGTAATTGCGGTTCTGCAGGGAGATGCTTCGTTTGGGCATATACGTGATATTTCAGAGGCCCCGGAGCACTTGGTGGAACGATTGTCGCATTATTTTCTTACCTATAAGGAGAGTCCATTTGGAAATGAGAAACGGAAGTGTAAAATTACTGATATTTATGGCAGGAAGGGAGCAAAAGAGGTTATTAATTTTAGCAGAGTGGATTATAACAATGAATTTAACATGGCCAAACGAGAATTGCTTAAAATTCTCCGCCAAGAATTAAAATAA
- the recB gene encoding exodeoxyribonuclease V subunit beta, with the protein MELLEPFAIEFSGVNLVEASAGTGKTYNITSLYIRALIEQDISVGKILVVTYTEAATKELKDRLLKRIRDSIEVLKSGKMDKESDDFLEKLLDEVDHPPKAVEKLEKAVRMFDEASVYTIHGFCYQALQEQAFESGAMYDAEMIGDDSEIVQEAVDDYWRQWVAEVSEHPKKQPLLKLFIDNNVGPDTLAHELGSYIGKPYLQVLPEKTESYQIEEQLEELWEIYEQLQSEWNDQRKEIFDLLNSGDLSYYTESALNKWFGLMDGFLESDVPPFETFTQFYRFQQSKIDKSLKKKPREQGKKSPQHIFFKLIDEYKEIKESVKDFEVIFKKELLTYLRGELSQKKEELQVLSYDDLLLHLRNALLDQRKGQQLAAKLRQKYPIAMVDEFQDTDPNQYDIFRTVYKDSDRVLFMIGDPKQSIYSFRGADVYSYIKARKDAPVEKRYLLDRNFRSTPDLLKGLNAFWGGQDIPFVVDDIKYQKVTWGWPEQKYNALIEYGTKRPPIRFRRLSEPGQDSLNKREARGNATRDTAKEIQRLLEDGKKNKIILGDRPVKAKDIAVLVRKHKQADLIAEALGELDIKSVQHSEKSVFESDEAGQLEQLLKAVADPANETRIKTALSLPLTRYSADELFSIEEDDKHWTIVLQQFSDWHRMWQDQGFSAMFRSLLDELNIADHVIKYSNGERRLTNLLHLGELLQEESQDNREGTRSLLHWLARKRQDNSNNKREEEQMRLESDEELVKIVTMHKSKGLQYPIVFCPFLWHGPHIQDKGQPLVYHHPENNEVSYLDLSGKSDPDRPQKRFYDHREELAESLRLAYVAMTRAEHCLYLTWEFAKASEFSSLGYLLQDPGQPEALLREKVGFDESVDWSGDAMHEAIEDICDEYPNLFTLKREPKQSKNNQLEFPGITDEKPEYHIRSFERTTPLRTSYQVSSFSSLSSWMEEEDPNVPDYDQFMDYEELDERTIQKAEKQTIFTFPKGPQPGTCIHNIFENYFSKDGDKDEVILNQLQLNGINESWKSTVSRMLDLVLQKSLHPDRKGLSLSTIKDRQIPEMEFYYQNNHIETQRLLSIIRNGAIPEWGNRGEAESGFLKGFIDLTFEFNGKYYLLDYKTNYLGDSISDYQLEELKHEMREASYDLQYHIYTVALHRFLNKQLPNYSYENHFGGAFYLFVRGINEKGREGIFFDCPDEKIIKELDEYIKGQLNG; encoded by the coding sequence ATGGAACTACTGGAGCCATTTGCTATTGAGTTCTCTGGGGTCAACCTTGTAGAAGCCAGTGCAGGAACAGGTAAGACCTATAATATTACCTCGCTCTATATCCGTGCACTTATTGAACAGGATATTTCTGTTGGAAAAATATTGGTTGTAACCTATACCGAGGCGGCTACAAAGGAGCTTAAAGATCGGCTGCTAAAGCGTATTCGGGACTCTATTGAGGTGCTTAAGTCCGGAAAAATGGACAAGGAGTCTGATGATTTCTTGGAGAAGCTTTTGGATGAGGTTGACCATCCTCCAAAAGCAGTGGAAAAGCTGGAGAAGGCTGTTCGCATGTTCGATGAAGCCTCGGTGTATACTATCCATGGGTTTTGTTATCAGGCCCTGCAGGAACAGGCGTTTGAAAGTGGAGCCATGTACGATGCAGAGATGATTGGTGACGATTCTGAGATTGTACAGGAAGCAGTAGACGACTACTGGCGACAGTGGGTAGCCGAGGTTTCAGAACATCCTAAAAAGCAACCGCTCCTAAAACTTTTTATCGATAATAATGTGGGGCCCGACACCTTAGCCCATGAACTGGGATCCTATATCGGCAAACCGTATTTGCAGGTGCTTCCTGAGAAGACAGAGAGCTATCAAATTGAAGAGCAGCTGGAGGAACTTTGGGAGATATATGAACAGCTTCAGTCTGAGTGGAATGACCAAAGAAAGGAAATTTTTGACCTGTTAAATTCAGGTGATCTGAGTTACTATACTGAAAGTGCGCTAAACAAGTGGTTCGGCTTGATGGATGGGTTTCTGGAATCTGATGTTCCCCCATTTGAGACCTTCACCCAGTTTTATCGTTTTCAGCAAAGTAAAATTGATAAAAGTCTCAAGAAAAAGCCCCGGGAGCAGGGCAAAAAATCTCCACAGCATATCTTTTTTAAGCTTATTGATGAATATAAAGAGATCAAGGAATCGGTAAAAGATTTCGAGGTAATCTTTAAAAAAGAACTGCTGACATATTTGCGCGGAGAACTCAGCCAAAAGAAAGAAGAGTTGCAGGTACTCTCTTATGACGATTTGCTTTTACATCTGCGCAATGCTCTTTTGGACCAGAGAAAAGGGCAACAATTGGCCGCTAAGCTTCGGCAAAAGTATCCCATAGCCATGGTGGATGAATTTCAAGATACCGATCCCAATCAGTACGATATTTTTCGTACAGTTTATAAGGATTCCGATAGGGTACTGTTTATGATTGGTGATCCCAAGCAGTCTATCTACAGTTTCAGGGGAGCTGATGTATACTCCTATATCAAAGCACGTAAGGATGCTCCGGTGGAGAAACGATACCTGTTGGATCGGAATTTCCGGTCAACTCCTGATCTTTTAAAGGGGCTGAATGCCTTTTGGGGCGGGCAGGACATCCCTTTTGTGGTGGATGACATTAAATATCAGAAGGTAACATGGGGATGGCCTGAGCAAAAATATAATGCCCTGATTGAGTATGGGACGAAACGTCCCCCCATTCGTTTCAGGCGATTATCGGAGCCGGGACAGGACTCACTGAATAAAAGAGAGGCCAGGGGAAATGCGACTCGGGATACCGCAAAAGAGATTCAGCGTTTACTTGAAGATGGAAAAAAAAATAAGATTATACTTGGCGACAGACCGGTCAAAGCGAAAGATATTGCGGTGTTGGTTAGAAAGCATAAACAGGCCGACTTGATTGCCGAAGCCCTCGGGGAGCTCGATATTAAGAGCGTCCAGCACAGTGAAAAAAGTGTCTTTGAAAGTGATGAGGCTGGCCAGCTGGAACAGCTCTTGAAAGCGGTGGCAGATCCTGCGAATGAAACGCGGATTAAAACGGCCCTGTCCTTGCCTCTTACCAGGTATTCTGCCGATGAGCTATTTAGCATTGAAGAAGATGATAAGCATTGGACTATCGTACTCCAACAGTTTAGTGATTGGCATAGGATGTGGCAAGATCAGGGATTTTCTGCGATGTTTCGGTCGCTGCTGGATGAGCTGAATATTGCCGATCATGTAATTAAGTATTCAAATGGTGAGCGCAGACTCACTAACTTACTTCACCTGGGAGAGCTGCTTCAGGAAGAGTCACAGGATAACAGGGAAGGTACCCGTAGCTTGCTGCATTGGTTGGCCCGGAAAAGGCAGGATAACAGCAATAATAAGCGCGAAGAGGAGCAAATGCGCCTGGAAAGTGATGAGGAGCTTGTCAAAATTGTGACGATGCACAAAAGCAAGGGACTGCAATATCCCATTGTTTTTTGTCCATTCCTGTGGCATGGGCCTCATATTCAAGACAAAGGACAGCCGCTGGTATATCACCATCCGGAGAATAATGAGGTTTCTTATTTGGATTTAAGCGGAAAGTCAGATCCTGATCGTCCCCAAAAGCGGTTTTATGACCACCGCGAGGAGCTGGCTGAGAGTCTTCGCCTGGCGTATGTTGCGATGACCAGAGCGGAACATTGCTTATACCTGACATGGGAGTTTGCCAAAGCCTCGGAGTTTTCATCACTCGGTTATTTGTTGCAGGACCCTGGACAACCGGAGGCATTGTTGCGGGAAAAGGTAGGCTTTGATGAATCTGTGGATTGGTCCGGTGATGCGATGCATGAAGCTATCGAAGATATATGTGATGAATATCCTAATCTTTTTACCCTGAAACGCGAACCGAAACAATCCAAAAATAATCAACTTGAGTTCCCAGGTATCACAGATGAGAAGCCGGAATACCATATCCGTTCTTTTGAACGTACTACCCCGTTGCGAACAAGCTACCAGGTATCCAGTTTTTCGTCACTGAGCAGCTGGATGGAAGAAGAGGATCCCAATGTACCGGATTACGATCAATTTATGGATTATGAAGAGCTCGACGAACGAACTATTCAGAAAGCCGAAAAGCAGACAATATTTACCTTTCCAAAAGGTCCGCAGCCGGGAACCTGCATACACAATATTTTCGAGAACTATTTTTCCAAGGATGGAGATAAGGATGAGGTTATTTTAAACCAGTTACAGCTAAATGGAATTAATGAATCTTGGAAAAGTACCGTTTCCAGAATGCTCGATTTAGTATTACAAAAGTCTCTGCACCCAGATAGAAAAGGCCTTAGCTTATCGACAATTAAGGACAGACAGATCCCGGAAATGGAGTTTTATTATCAGAATAATCATATTGAAACCCAGAGGTTGTTATCAATTATCCGGAATGGAGCAATCCCTGAATGGGGAAACAGGGGAGAGGCTGAATCGGGATTTTTGAAGGGATTTATTGATTTGACTTTTGAATTCAACGGTAAATATTATCTACTGGATTATAAGACCAATTACCTGGGAGACTCGATCAGTGATTACCAGTTGGAGGAACTGAAGCACGAAATGCGTGAGGCATCCTATGACCTACAATATCACATATATACCGTTGCTTTGCATCGATTCTTGAATAAGCAACTGCCAAATTATTCGTATGAGAATCATTTCGGAGGGGCTTTTTACCTCTTTGTACGGGGAATAAATGAAAAGGGACGGGAAGGTATATTTTTTGATTGTCCTGATGAAAAGATCATCAAAGAATTGGATGAATACATTAAAGGGCAGCTCAATGGATAA